The sequence TGTCAGTGCTAAATTTAGAAGAATTCAGTTTACTCCCGATTTATTACCGTCAGATGTAACGGGGGTTTCTATTTATAACCCAAAGGAATTGGAGTTTGAATTTAAACCAGGCCCAATCATGGGGAATATCATTTTAGCAGATGAGATTAACCGTACATCTCCAAAGACGCAATCTGCTCTCTTAGAAGGTCTTGAAGAGAAGAGCGTAACAATTGACGGTGTCACTCACTATTTGGATCGTCCATTCTTTGTAATGGCGACACAAAACCCAATTGAGTATGAAGGGACATACCCACTTCCTGAGGCACAGTTGGACCGTTTTCTTTTAAAAATGAAAATGGGGTATCCAGAAGTGAACGAAGAGCTTGAAGTCTTAAATCGTGCACAGAAAACACCGCCTATTGAGGATTTAGAGCCCATTATTTCATTAGAGGAGTTACGTGAACTACAACATCAAGTTCGTGAAGTAATTGTAGATGATACGTTAAAAAAATATATCGTGGATATCGCTACGCGTACTAGGTCACACGCTAGCATCTTCTTAGGTGTAAGTCCACGTGGTTCCATTGCGTTAATGAAATCTGCTCAAGCCTATGCATTTTTACATGGTCGTGATTACGTGATTCCTGATGATATTCAGTTTTTAGCTCCTTATGTATTTACCCATCGGATTATATTAAAATCGGAATCTAAATTTGAAGGTGTTTCTGCTGAGGGTGTTGTGAAGCAGATTCTTGGTAGGGTTTCGGTTCCGGTTCAAAGGCTTGTGAAATAACATGAAAAAATGGAAACCTTACTTACTAACGTTTAGTAAGCTTCTAATCCTATTGATCATATCGGGTATTGTATTTAGCTATGCTATGTTTCAGGGCGGATTCGTAAGTTGGTTCTTGTTTTATAGTTTTCTACCTTTTGCTGTTTACTCATTTTTATTAGTATTCTATCCAATTCGTGATTTTAAAGTTGAACGTATGATTACTCATAAAGAGAGGCTAGCGGGAGAAAATTTACCGATTCGATTAAGAATTACAAGAACAGTACCAATCCCATTATTCTTTATGATTGTGGAAGAGCAAGTTTCTGATAAAACAGCTAATCGATTCTTAACTTCCTTAAAGTCATTAGTAATACCTGGCTTTAAACGCCATTTTGAAATGACGTTTACCATCCATCGTGTGCCAAGAGGAGAGCACGAGTTCATGGGAATCCGATTAAAAGTAGGAGACTTATTAGGTCTTATTGAGAAGGAAGTAGTCATCCCCTTTGAAAATAGAATCCTTATATACCCAGCTTATGAGGATATGGTGTACAGACCTGTTGAACATCAATATGAACAAGGGATGACCTCATCCAATGTAAAGGTTCAGCGTGATACAACGATGGCGATTGGTGTTAGAGATTATCAACCAGGTGACCGGTTTTCTTGGATTAACTGGAAAGCCACAGCTAGAAAAAATGAAATCATGACCAAGGAATTTGAACAGAGACGTTCTCATGACGTTATGATTTTACTTGACCGGGATTCTTCAGGACAATTTGAGCGGGTTGTAAACTACGCCTCCTCGCTTACGAGGGCTATTTTAAAAAAGGGAGCTCAATGTGGGCTCACATCCATTGGAAGCGAAAGAACGGTCATTCCTTCCCGTGATGGAGAAGGACAGCTTCAGGCCATCCAGTACCACTTAGCTAAAGTAGAGGCAGATTCTGAACAGCCCCTACATAAGGTAATCGAGACAGAAAGGTTAAGTTTAGTACAGCAACCAATTATTATGGCTATTACATCTCGGATTGACCAAAAGCTACTAGAGGAGATGCGCCGGTTAACACTAAGAAATGCTCAAGTTTTCATTTTTGTTATTAAAAGTAATAACGAAAAACTAACTTCGGAGGAAGTTAAATTAAGGGCCAAAAGTGCTCAAAGTGGAGTATGGGTTCGCTTTGTCCATGAAGGGGAATTTAGCGATTCCTTTGTGGGGGTGAAACGATAATGGCAAAACAAAATGATCGATCATTTATAACGTTAATCCTCCATGTTTTTGGATTTCTATTACTATGGGAATGGATTCGTCCTTTAGAGGAAATCGCTGATACTGGCGACGTCCATGTTTTTCTACTCTTCATGGCAATTGGTCTGTTGCTATTTTATTTTAAAATTCACTGGGGGCTTAATATTGCCTTAAGTGTCATTTATATTTTCTATACTTTATATGTCCTTTTTCCAATTGAGGGGATCTTTAAGTTTCGAGAATGGTTTCCTTTTTATTTGGAGGACCTAAAATATAACAGCCAATTGGTTATACAAGCAGACTGGCAGGGAATGTCTAACCCATTTAGAACAACGTTATTCTTTGTTGTCCTATGGTTGATGGTCTACTTGATTCACTATTGGGTAACAACTAGAAAACGAATCTTTCTATTCCTGTTCTTTACGTTAATCTACATTACGGTATTAGATACTTTTACACCTTATGATGCCAAGATTGC is a genomic window of Bacillus carboniphilus containing:
- a CDS encoding DUF58 domain-containing protein, which gives rise to MKKWKPYLLTFSKLLILLIISGIVFSYAMFQGGFVSWFLFYSFLPFAVYSFLLVFYPIRDFKVERMITHKERLAGENLPIRLRITRTVPIPLFFMIVEEQVSDKTANRFLTSLKSLVIPGFKRHFEMTFTIHRVPRGEHEFMGIRLKVGDLLGLIEKEVVIPFENRILIYPAYEDMVYRPVEHQYEQGMTSSNVKVQRDTTMAIGVRDYQPGDRFSWINWKATARKNEIMTKEFEQRRSHDVMILLDRDSSGQFERVVNYASSLTRAILKKGAQCGLTSIGSERTVIPSRDGEGQLQAIQYHLAKVEADSEQPLHKVIETERLSLVQQPIIMAITSRIDQKLLEEMRRLTLRNAQVFIFVIKSNNEKLTSEEVKLRAKSAQSGVWVRFVHEGEFSDSFVGVKR
- a CDS encoding AAA family ATPase, with translation MENFHPDLLRVIENIEKVMIGKRNVAELSLVALLAEGHVLLEDVPGVGKTMMVRALAKSVSAKFRRIQFTPDLLPSDVTGVSIYNPKELEFEFKPGPIMGNIILADEINRTSPKTQSALLEGLEEKSVTIDGVTHYLDRPFFVMATQNPIEYEGTYPLPEAQLDRFLLKMKMGYPEVNEELEVLNRAQKTPPIEDLEPIISLEELRELQHQVREVIVDDTLKKYIVDIATRTRSHASIFLGVSPRGSIALMKSAQAYAFLHGRDYVIPDDIQFLAPYVFTHRIILKSESKFEGVSAEGVVKQILGRVSVPVQRLVK